In Phalacrocorax aristotelis chromosome 6, bGulAri2.1, whole genome shotgun sequence, one DNA window encodes the following:
- the FOXE3 gene encoding forkhead box protein E3, producing MNAAGFPCLRGMCTLPAPSPAAAASPGSPAPPRGSPPAGQAPPVKPEPRGGGGSPLPPPPPPEEPPPPAGGRRRKRPVQRGKPPYSYIALIAMAIANAAERKLTLGGIYKFITERFPFYRENPKKWQNSIRHNLTLNDCFVKIPREPGHPGKGNYWTLDPAAEDMFDNGSFLRRRKRFKRTDITTYPGYMQNSSAFMPPSAGRPTAPAAPYPNTLCSPGYSPQLSGTVFHPYAAGAAPPGQHPRMFSIDSLISGQQALQPSPPAELGHPSLGLPGTDLAPACSASSSEPSCFQTQPVSPGLLGRAGPNTLAYPYAASPPHLPVAQGSYSPSSPQLYGAPNRLALPAMRPPACAEHGEQLLGLSASPLSQFGSSNTYMRQPNFPAGLERYM from the coding sequence ATGAACGCGGCCGGCTTCCCCTGCCTGCGAGGCATGTGCACGCTGCCGgcgcccagccccgccgccgcggccagccccggctcccccgcgccgccccgggggTCTCCCCCCGCCGGCCAGGCGCCGCCGGTGAAGCCGGAGCCGCGGGGCGGTGGGGGAagccccctcccgccgccgccgccccccgaggagccgccgccccccgccggcgGCCGCCGGAGGAAGCGGCCGGTGCAGCGGGGTAAACCCCCCTACTCCTACATCGCCCTCATCGCCATGGCCATCGCCAACGCCGCCGAGAGGAAGCTCACCTTGGGGGGCATCTACAAGTTCATCACCGAGCGCTTCCCCTTCTACCGGGAGAACCCCAAGAAGTGGCAGAACAGCATCCGCCACAACCTCACCCTCAACGACTGCTTCGTCAAGATCCCCCGGGAGCCCGGCCATCCCGGCAAGGGCAACTACTGGACACTGGACCCGGCTGCTGAGGACATGTTCGACAACGGGAGCTTCCTGCGCCGTAGGAAGCGCTTCAAGCGCACTGACATCACCACCTACCCTGGCTACATGCAAAACTCCAGTGCCTTCATGCCCCCATCCGCTGGCCGCcccacagcaccagcagcaccctACCCCAACACCCTCTGCTCGCCTGGCTACAGCCCCCAGCTCTCCGGCACAGTCTTCCACCCCTAtgcagctggggcagcaccACCGGGGCAGCACCCCCGGATGTTCAGCATCGACAGCCTCATCAGCGGGCAGCAGGCCCTGCAGCCTTCACCGCCTGCTGAGCTGGGCCACCCATCGCTGGGCTTGCCTGGGACCGacctggctcctgcctgctctgccagcagctctgagcCTTCCTGCTTCCAGACGCAGCCTGTCAGCCCTGGGTTGTTGGGCCGGGCTGGCCCCAACACCTTGGCTTACCCCTATGCTGCCTCGCCCCCGCACCTGCCTGTGGCGCAGGGCAGCTACTCGCCCAGCAGCCCGCAGCTCTATGGGGCTCCCAACAGACTGGCCCTGCCAGCCATGCGGCCCCCGGCCTGTGCTGAGCATGGCGAGCAGCTCCTGGGGCTCTCTGCATCGCCCCTCAGCCAGTTCGGCTCCAGCAACACCTACATGAGGCAACCCAATTTCCCCGCCGGCCTGGAGCGGTACATGTGA